The Phaseolus vulgaris cultivar G19833 chromosome 5, P. vulgaris v2.0, whole genome shotgun sequence genomic interval ataattctaaaggaatctttcttagaaacaggtgaaaatgtttccttataatcaatgccatccttttaagtaaaacctttggcaacaagtcgggccttgtaacgttcgatattgccatgaaagtcacgtttagtcttaaagacccatttacacccgacTCTCTTGCATCCTTATGGCAATTCTATAAGGTCTCATACATCATTATgtgccattgatttaagctcatctttcatgacatctaaccacttatcagaattatcatcattgatggcgtctgaaaatgaaactggatcattatcaatacttaagtcattttctgactcttgtagataaaccacataattATTCGAAATAGCAGAccttctttctctttgagatcttcttaatactatttcttgtggttgtttTACTACATGTTCATTGTTAActtcatgatcattaatttgttgttcttcttcatcgttgagtgattcaactacattaggaacaacaGTACTTGAAGTTGAAgtactagttaaaggaacttgtactctgacttccttaatctccacattttgtgaagtatcactcccactggtttcaccattttcaatgaaccgtgcatttccagattcaacaattcttgtgcTATGGGTAGGATAGTAAAACGTATACCATTTTGACTTTGCTagataaccaatgaaatatccactgattgttcttgcatccaatttcttttcttgCGGATTGTATATTCTAACTTCCGCCTGACATCCCTAAACATGCAGTTGTCTCAAACTAGGTTTCCTTCCTGtccacaattcaaaaggtgttttttgaactgccttactaggaaccctgttcaacagatacatggcagtttttaaagcatacatccacaatgaaataggtacagttgacttacttaacatgctcctaaccatatccgttaaggttcgattacgcctttctgaaacatcattctgttgtggtgtacctggcattgtgtattgagcacaaataccacgtctctcaaggaacttagcaaacagaccagggtgttgtccactttcatcatactttccataatattcaccacctctgtctgacctgacaattttcacctttctatctagtaaatagacataaccataacgtgaaaaatcatcaataaaggtgataaaatatctttctttattgaaagaacttacatcaaaaggtccacagatatcagtgtgtataatttcaagaagtTGAGTACTTCTTCTGGCtcccttctttgtgtgtttgcctttaatacaatccacacatacattcagatcagtaaaatccaaacttgaaagtatttcattctttactaATCTTTCCATCCTTTCTTTGGAAATATGTCCCAAACGTTTGTGCCACAAGAAAGCAGAACATTCATTCACCAAACTACGTTTAGTGCCAACATTATGATGCAAGTTCATAAGAGTTTCAACATATAGATTATCGAGATTCAATCTATATAATCCATCATAAAGAGTACCAGATCCAATCAAATAGGTATGCTGATATAAACTGAAACATCCATtcccaaatttaaaagagtatccGGCAACATCAAGTTTAGACAATGAAACTAAATACCTAGATATACTAGGTACATAAAAAGCATCCATCAAGTCTAAATAAAATCCAATGTCGAGGATTAAACGATAAGTCCCGACTGCTTCCATTGGAACCTCTCTATTCCCCATGaagacaaacttttcatttgCCTTTATGGTTCGGGTTGAAAGGAATCCTTGCACCATGTTAGAAACATGAGTTGTGCATCCagaatcaatccaccaagaATTATGTGGAACTTCAATTACGtttgattcaaaacatacataataagCATTATGCTTACCCTTCTTTTCGAACCAAGCCTTACGTTTCAGACAATCCTTTTGGAAATGTTTAGATTTCTTGCAGAAATGACATTTGTCATTCTTCTTCTGGAGCTTAGTAGATGACCCATTTATCTTCAGTGGTCCTTTACCCTTTCCATGTTTCTTGAAGATCTTTCCAGCTCCCTGATTGTTCACATAGTGTATAGAGTGGTTTCCTCGATTCTTCAATCTAGTCTCTTCCTGAATTAACATGTTATAGTTCTCATCCACTGCCATTCTTATAGACTTAAGTCTTGCCACAATATTAGTCATTTCAATTACATGTTCGTGCATAGTACGAGAACCATCAAATTCAATGGTGGTGAATGTACTCATTAATGTCCCAATAAGAGACTTATCAGTAATTTGGGAGCGCTCttccacaaatttcataaattcttttgcaCTATCGATTTTGGGAAGAGCAGACTTAATATTATTTGCTATGCTCATTCGCATAAAGATACAAGAACAGATACTCGatcacacatgcttaacattaatactttaagtcataaactaaacatacaatacaaattcagaaaacattctatgtgtactaatgttctcctttgggagattcattaatacacaaaacataatgatgctaatagtattaactttatttggcaagatatatgcattaactagaaacacttgttatctttggatatacaagcaaaactaataacacatactcactaccaacaatcataccaataattataaggacaactaatcaacctttgggtagtccaaaaatgtcttataataatgaatttccatttactcatgtttaaataatttaacatccattctataggtaattgaaataaaatttattagtaatctagaattaaataaaacttaaagatttgatcactttggtgattgcaaatctatcatacaaataatttcataaataatatcattaattgaaataaaatttcatccataatttggaattaaataaaacataaagatttgatcactttggtgattacaaatctatcatacaaataattccaaaaattatatcattaattgaaataaaattcatccataatttagaattaaataaaatataaagattttATCACTTTGGCAATTACAAATccatcatacaaataattccaaaatcataatttaaaaaataatacataaagcggaaaaattaatttttcattcctcactttcaatcaattaattaaactttaatttaatgcaaattaaattacattataacataataaaatttcattaaaattttaatttaatgcaaattaaattacattaaaaattaatacataaagtcgacaaaataattttacatttttcactttaattaaaattttaattgaaatcattaaaaaaataaatgaggtAAGGAAATTAATTCATAAGTTTAAGTAATTCATGCttttcattaatttatattataatatatattatattataattccATAATCAGAAATTGAATCCACATCATCATCTTTCTCATGCCTTTCTTTCCGAAAGGCTCCTACCACCATCACAGCACTACCACCGTGCAAACAAGGTTTGTGGAAGCGGCGAAGGCTTGCGGTCCCACTAATAGGTTCATAGGATTTTTAACACCGTTAATGGTGTTGGGTGCAGAAAAATTAAGGTTATGTTAATGGAAACCTTAAtccataaaccctaattttaaaattagggttcttcaattgggattattttaaaattagggttctttgatTTTTGATGGTTTAGGACAATTAGGGATCTATTATAGAGGAATGGAAACCTTaatctataaatcctaattttaaaattaaagttcttaatttgaaaatattttaaaattagggttctttgatTTTGGAAAAGCATTAATGGAATCACAACATGAGCAACgaggctctgataccacatataaattaaaacatgaataaacgtaaattgaacacatacaataatgttcacatatagatcttatcatatcatgattctcacacaatcatacaaTCAAAAAGAAGGaatagtcacttactttgatccatgagtgatcctaattgaggCGGTCactttatctcctttgtccCAATCTATATGTCTTAGCAATTCTGTtattgtcacacactttcgtgatgattatcagtgagacaactattatttgcagagacagaaccctatatcctttagttcccaatctccatcagatgtaggttttcattaggtatatcatcagatatatatatttctcacattaaccaatgggcctttaattctattattattattaaatcatattcggacccaaagcccaaactctaagtcatgtgagtcactttatagaaattaatttacataatttcttacatttttGTCATGGTGGGAAAGTTCCACTTATTGGATTTTCATTTTTGTGGCTTGAAGTGCATCATTAATGTACGTGCTACATATCTCCATTATATTATTCAAATGAAAATTGTGGTTGTATTTGGAAATCTCAATCACAACAACGGATGAATGTCTCCATTAAATTTGTTTGATATGTAATATTCGTATAATTTAAACTGTGATATTTTGATcgttaaatttaattatttgaattttttttgtgggagagtaaaattatattatgattaaaattataattttgattttagaaATAGTAGAAATTATAGggactaattaattattttagtcccCAGCGGCTCAATCTTTTAGTTCCTAATTTGTTTAAAATGATAAGGAttaaattatagaaaatttaTATTGGTTGTATTTCTTgtattaatttgatttaaattAAGTATTATATTCATATACCCACTGAGTGAAGTTCCCGCTTGGTATTTAGGACAAATGGTTAAAAATTAACTAGCATAAATATTGAATTATTCTATTCCAACATTAaggaaattatttttcataatttgttAATATGTACACATTGTAAGTGTATAATTAAATTTGATGACATTTCAGTTGAAAGTATTATGTGTTGATGCATATTTGATTGTGATGCTTTGTTTCCACTTTCATTTCATGTACATGGAAGATCAATGCAAAATATTTCTGAAAtttcatcaattttaaaataatacattttgtGTGTACATATAtgctaatatatgaaaaatgatTTCTCAAATGAGTAGGGTCTCACCTTCAACCAATATAGTACAAAATACAGTGCAATTTAGGTTATTGTAAGGTTTACTTTgttttttagggtttaggtttagtttgtttgtttttagattaaattagacattgttattgaatttttaattgaaaaatatattttgtttgaaagtTTTATGTTATTCAAGTTTTGGTTTAAAGtcaaaatccaatgatttttcttaaaaaaaagcGTCAAATTTACGCTGAAACATGTACTGTCCAATATAAATTTGACACATTTTTAATCTCTTACACAAATTTCATCGAACACCTataatttgacataaatatCAAGTTTTTACGTTAATGAAGGTGTGATGTAAATTTACATCATTCGCATTCGAAATTTAATTgatgtaaaaaattaaaaattaggtaAAAAATCTCTCATGTATgttattaaaatagataatttGATGTTCAAGAAAGGTGAATTGAAGACTTGAACGATTAGAATAGTATAAAGAATATTTGAAGCCAAATTGTTGAgcgaaaaaaattatttattcaacGCAGTGAATTTGAGGCCAAAAACAAATTGGAGAAATTACAGAGAATATCCACTAAGAGAATTCATTTCGCTTAACCAAATATGAAGAGATTTTGAAGAACTTAccttgttttgaaaccatagtGACATTAACATCCTTAGCCACACTCATAATACACAGATTAGATAGATATCAAAACGGGGTCAAATTTCACAAATAAGCATCCCAAACTTAAGGAAACAACCTCTTATAACAAGCAGCAGAGATTCCAGTTTGTGACCACTTAAAAGGTGGAATACACATGCAGCATTTGATAGCAGAATTGAGGTAGGAAATTATCTAACTAGACAAGTAACGAGTCATCCATGTCTCAAAGCGAGACCATGCAAGCTGAActgcagcttcatcttcatcagGCATTCCCATCTGCTTCCTCCTCTGGATTCCATCACTGGACCTGTTCATGAATGCATGTGCATTGCCAGTATAAATATGCACCTCATGTGGAACTCCCGATGCCTTCAGCTTTTCTTCCAAGGCCTTGGCAGCCTGAGACATCAACATCAATGCAATATTTTTAGAGGATTAAATTTGAACGTTGTCATCTTTCAACACCAACACAATTGAGCTCACTCCCCTTCTCTTTTTTGTTCCCTGTGATGAATCTCTACTAACACCAAATACTCATCACAAAATAAAGGCATATTTTTCAGATAGGTTTTAGAAAGAAGGGCAAGGTTAAGATGTGAAAAATATATAACCTTCACAAGATGCACGTATTCATTGCATTTATTTGGCAATAGCTGGGAGATAGAAAGGTCAGACTGTTTATAAAGGTTTTGTTTCCCTAAATCTTTCAGTTTTCTCTCTTAGCATAGATACCCACTTGGGGAAATTGAAAACTGTATCATATAAACTTCAAAATTTCCTCAATTTTACGTAGGGTATCCGGGTATGCTTGGTATACGTGGTTGATAATGGGAAGATGAAAAATAGAATggggaattaaaaaaaaagttatggggataaaagttttgttttttgCTCAATGATTCTgtaaggaaggtgaaaaactcATGCGACATAATTACTATGTATCTTACTAATGAAATTAAGATAGAACTGCAATGAAATTATCATACTGTAACATCTGAAAAGCCAACAAAATTATCCAGCTCTCCAAAGTGAGCCTGAACAGGCGCCTTGGCTTGGGCAGGGTCTGCAAGCTGAGAAGAAGGAACTCCATAGAATGCTACAGCAGCATCAACCTCTGAAACCAAGACAGAACCGGCAATAGAGAGAGCACCTCCCATACAAAATCCAGTTACACCAACCTGTTGCAATAAAGTGatgatgaaatattttaaataattaaagcaAAATGTTAACTCCCAATCTTTACAGTtccacaaaaaaattattaaacaacaTATAAACCGGTGTTATTTGGCACTTCAATCTAGGTACACAATCGACCATATCAAATGTTATAAGAACAGTGACTTGCTATCCATAATAATTATCTTAACCCAACAAACTCCTCTAACAAACATGCCATTGAGAGAGACCTATATTTACAGTAAAACACAAGCTCAAGAAATTATTACTATTTGTATGGTAGATTTAAAAAGCATACCTGTAAAGCAATTCCAACATAATTAGGTCAATctataaacatgttcataataAATATTCCTCTAAATcacaaatgaaataaaaatggcCCCAAAAGATTATGTATTGCTGCTTGTGGATTAAGGATTTCACATTCACTATTTCACTAATTATTGGATAAAAATTCAGAAGTATAAATCTAGTTCTACAATAAAACTCCAAACCAAATCAAAAGCAGAAAACTTGGAGATAGCATAAGTAAATTACAAGTCATAGGGCCCAAACAACTTTCTTTTCACTCATTCAACCTGTTCATATATATTAAGACCTAAAGTAACTTATTTCAAACCTCACACTAAGGTTAGCTTATATATTTCTGAGTTAATAAAAAGTAGAAGAACCTTGAGATAAAAGTACAATGAACTCTAAAGACACAggtcaacaaaataaaatattggttTTAACCAAGTACTAAACACAAACAATGTCAAACCTTCTTTGAACCATTCGCTTTAAGCCAGTTAACAGAAGCAGCAATATCCTTGACAGCAGCTTGCCAATCAAGACCATCCATCAAATGCTGAGCCTCAGCAACATCCAGACCAACCTTTCCTCTGTAGAGACTGGTTAAAAGAAAGTAAAACTCATTGGTAATCCAAATGTATATACCATGGGAAACATTGCCACTTAAAAAAGTTGTTAGGAAAAACTAGGGGTCCTCTGGTTTGAGAAAATGCTGTTTTACTTTCAATTTTAAGCTTGTATAGGAAATAGCGaagacagaaaaaaaaaatgttttcattgTGTTCTACACGAACTTTTGAAAACgagaaataaaatgaaaacaaggtaacattttttgaattaaaagtgaaaacaaaaaaagatcTCTCAAATCAAACAAGCCTTAAAATACCATTGTCGTATCTTACTCTGGGATAAGAGCTTTAAACCCAGTACCAAGCTGAGAAATCTTCACAGCATGGTTCTTAATTTCGTAATCCACACCCCACCACTCCTGAATTACAACAATTCCAGGAGCATCCTCTCTTCCAACCACATATGCGTCAAATGTCTGAAcattgaaaacaaaatttgcATAACAAAACAAAACTGTGAGTTCCGGCTTAATAGCAAACACGAAATAGTTATAGTATGTCAGAGAAGACGAAAAGggaatagaaaaaatataggTCCAACACCATGACTGGGAACAATATCTTGTTTAAAccattgaaatataaaatttaaaactcaaCTTCATGCTACATCAAACTTATTGGGCATGGTAGGTCACTACAAGCAGAGCACGAAATAATCAGATCTAACTACAATTTACTTGTAAAGCACAGATTATTGGGCATATATAGCATTTCCACAAGGTTAAGTGGAGTGAAGGTAGCAATCCTTTACAAAAGATGAAATTGATGAAGACCCAAGATAACATCTATGCCGAAAATTCATCATCACAACACATTGATAAGAAAAGCTGGTCACTTTTATTTTTGGGTATGCAGTA includes:
- the LOC137835558 gene encoding uncharacterized protein, which codes for MATTESSPFKKVQIQRDDTTFDAYVVGREDAPGIVVIQEWWGVDYEIKNHAVKISQLGTGFKALIPDLYRGKVGLDVAEAQHLMDGLDWQAAVKDIAASVNWLKANGSKKVGVTGFCMGGALSIAGSVLVSEVDAAVAFYGVPSSQLADPAQAKAPVQAHFGELDNFVGFSDVTAAKALEEKLKASGVPHEVHIYTGNAHAFMNRSSDGIQRRKQMGMPDEDEAAVQLAWSRFETWMTRYLSS